One region of Nitrospiraceae bacterium genomic DNA includes:
- a CDS encoding DUF928 domain-containing protein: protein MNILSFLRLGLLWYLVSLPTALLWAAPPNVVLSRALHFSSPDGTPITIEPGKYFIEQAGPSTMRVIPEGDKPGLTIQAESLTHEQYELFSPMALTRPQKNEEVLIELLLPGGIRLEARGSTKAPVEPPKIAVVSPPPLAPLTQVPEAAESVPPPVPTSPPSMQENIPATLALPTGDSSAMTKSLDTFFPYHAPQVSAQGTRVVVDEQEPGKDPLYLSVLSPDHIGLTMFEQPALFWFIAQLTSQPVDVMIMDEGNTQILLDVRMLPPIRPGIHKVDLKDYGIRLQLNTTYQLKIVLQGLNPGESHTTNGWIMRVSPSANVANLANLPSINATPTEPLLEAGLWYDAIWALSERLHTDPNDVRALTQRANLFEQVGLLPPARQDRAHLPLP, encoded by the coding sequence GTGAACATACTCTCCTTTCTCAGGCTTGGCCTATTGTGGTATCTGGTGAGTCTGCCTACCGCGCTGCTTTGGGCTGCCCCTCCGAATGTGGTCTTGAGCCGTGCACTCCACTTTTCTTCTCCCGATGGCACTCCCATCACCATAGAACCCGGAAAATATTTCATTGAACAAGCCGGACCATCTACAATGCGGGTCATCCCTGAAGGGGATAAACCCGGTCTCACCATTCAGGCAGAATCTCTCACTCACGAGCAATACGAATTGTTTTCTCCCATGGCGCTCACTCGGCCCCAAAAGAACGAAGAGGTCTTAATTGAACTCCTATTACCGGGTGGAATTCGCCTGGAGGCCCGAGGATCAACGAAGGCTCCTGTCGAACCACCGAAAATCGCCGTGGTCTCACCCCCTCCTCTAGCCCCATTGACTCAAGTGCCTGAAGCTGCAGAGAGTGTTCCCCCTCCTGTCCCTACGTCACCTCCATCAATGCAAGAGAATATTCCGGCTACTTTGGCCCTGCCCACTGGTGATTCTTCTGCCATGACGAAGAGTTTAGATACCTTCTTCCCGTATCATGCCCCTCAGGTTTCTGCCCAAGGCACACGGGTTGTCGTGGATGAGCAGGAACCGGGAAAAGACCCGTTGTACCTGTCTGTCTTATCCCCGGACCATATTGGATTGACAATGTTTGAACAGCCCGCTCTTTTTTGGTTTATTGCCCAACTGACGTCGCAACCCGTGGATGTCATGATTATGGATGAGGGGAATACACAAATTCTGCTCGATGTCCGCATGCTCCCTCCTATTCGGCCTGGCATTCATAAAGTAGACCTGAAGGATTATGGGATCAGGCTCCAACTCAATACGACCTATCAATTGAAAATCGTTCTTCAGGGCCTGAACCCAGGAGAAAGCCATACAACCAACGGATGGATTATGCGAGTCTCGCCTTCGGCCAATGTAGCAAATCTTGCCAATCTCCCATCCATTAATGCGACTCCCACGGAACCATTACTTGAAGCAGGGCTTTGGTATGACGCCATCTGGGCCTTATCAGAACGCCTTCACACCGATCCCAACGATGTTCGAGCTCTCACCCAGCGAGCCAATCTTTTTGAACAAGTTGGTCTTCTCCCGCCGGCCAGACAGGATCGTGCCCACCTTCCTCTTCCCTAG
- a CDS encoding glycosyltransferase family 2 protein: protein MEKLQDTINQKIPLVSIVIPVYNERNTIETIVGRVQKVEILKELIIVDDGSTDGTLEWLSEQFGQGAIESEGSQKEFRESCAGCSRVRVLAHQHNQGKGAALKTGFRQVRGSIVIVQDADLEYSPEDYHRLLEPVITGRTDVVYGSRFLGGWKGSWPPVSYLGNKIFTTLTNAATGLSLTDVWTGYKVFKQEVLSDISLEESGFELELELTLKVAQKNWRVTEVPISYLPRSKADGKKIRWRDGIQSIKTLYRYSHTS from the coding sequence ATGGAAAAGCTGCAAGATACTATAAATCAAAAAATTCCATTGGTGAGTATTGTTATACCCGTCTACAACGAACGGAATACGATTGAGACGATTGTCGGCCGTGTGCAAAAGGTGGAAATTCTGAAAGAACTAATCATTGTGGATGACGGGTCCACGGATGGAACTCTGGAATGGCTCTCCGAGCAGTTCGGTCAGGGGGCTATCGAGAGCGAAGGAAGCCAGAAAGAATTCCGTGAATCATGTGCCGGTTGTTCTCGTGTCAGGGTGTTGGCTCACCAACACAATCAAGGAAAAGGCGCAGCCCTGAAAACGGGATTTCGGCAGGTTCGAGGGAGCATCGTAATCGTGCAGGACGCTGATTTGGAATATAGTCCAGAGGATTATCATCGTCTCTTGGAGCCAGTGATAACAGGCCGGACCGATGTTGTTTACGGATCCCGGTTTTTGGGGGGATGGAAAGGGAGTTGGCCACCGGTCTCCTATCTGGGTAACAAGATTTTCACCACGTTAACCAATGCTGCGACGGGGTTATCGTTGACGGATGTATGGACCGGTTACAAAGTGTTTAAACAGGAAGTCTTGAGCGATATCTCGCTCGAAGAATCAGGATTCGAATTGGAGTTGGAGCTCACACTGAAAGTGGCTCAAAAGAATTGGCGAGTGACAGAGGTGCCGATTTCTTATTTACCCAGAAGTAAGGCGGACGGGAAAAAAATCCGCTGGAGAGATGGGATTCAGTCCATCAAAACGCTGTATCGATATTCTCACACTTCATAA